A single window of Hyla sarda isolate aHylSar1 chromosome 2, aHylSar1.hap1, whole genome shotgun sequence DNA harbors:
- the WNT1 gene encoding proto-oncogene Wnt-1 encodes MRILTFLVGLKTLWVLAFSSLTNTMAVNNSGKWWGIVNIASNGNVLPGSDVGPVPLVLDPSLQLLSRRQRRLIRQNPGILQSITRGLLSAIRECKWQFRNRRWNCPTGPGNQVFGKIINRGCRETAFVFAITSAGVTHSVARSCSEGSIESCSCDYRRRGPGGPDWHWGGCSDNIEFGRFIGKEFVDSSERGRDLKYLVNLHNNQAGRMTVMTEMRQECKCHGMSGSCSLRTCWMRLPPFRAVGDALKDRFDGASKVTYSNNGSNRGSSRSDLPHLEPENPSHAMPSSRDLVYFEKSPNFCSPSEKAGTPGTTGRICNSTSLGLDGCELLCCGRGYRSRPEKVTERCHCSFHWCCHVTCLNCTTTQIVHECL; translated from the exons ATGAGGATCCTCACTTTTCTGGTCGGACTGAAGACTTTATGGGTTTTAGCATTCTCCTCCTTGACCAATACGATGGCTGTAAATAACAGCGGCAAGTGGTG ggGTATAGTAAATATAGCTTCCAATGGAAACGTGCTCCCAGGATCAGATGTAGGCCCAGTACCTCTCGTGTTAGATCCAAGTCTTCAACTTTTAAGCAGAAGACAGAGACGTCTAATCCGTCAAAACCCAGGCATCCTACAGAGCATTACACGTGGGCTTCTCAGTGCCATTCGAGAATGCAAGTGGCAATTCAGAAATCGTCGTTGGAACTGTCCTACTGGACCTGGAAATCAGGTGTTTGGCAAAATTATCAACCGAG GCTGCAGGGAGACGGCCTTTGTGTTTGCCATCACCAGCGCTGGTGTAACTCATTCTGTGGCTCGTTCCTGTTCAGAGGGTTCTATTGAATCCTGCTCATGTGATTACCGGCGGCGAGGCCCTGGAGGACCAGATTGGCACTGGGGAGGCTGCAGTGACAACATTGAGTTTGGAAGGTTTATAGGAAAAGAGTTTGTTGACTCCAGTGAAAGAGGGAGAGACCTGAAGTATCTAGTGAACCTACACAATAACCAAGCAGGCAGAATG ACTGTGATGACAGAGATGCGCCAAGAATGCAAGTGTCATGGAATGTCAGGATCCTGCTCTCTTCGTACCTGCTGGATGCGTCTTCCTCCATTTCGGGCAGTGGGGGATGCCTTAAAAGATCGATTTGATGGTGCCTCAAAAGTCACCTACAGTAACAATGGCAGCAACCGTGGAAGTTCACGAAGTGACCTCCCACATCTGGAACCTGAGAACCCTTCTCATGCAATGCCTTCTTCTAGAGATTTGGTGTACTTTGAGAAGTCTCCAAACTTTTGCAGCCCAAGCGAAAAGGCTGGAACCCCAGGTACAACAGGGAGAATATGTAACAGCACCTCTTTGGGTCTCGATGGTTGTGAACTTCTGTGCTGTGGCCGAGGTTACAGGAGTCGACCTGAAAAAGTCACTGAAAGGTGTCATTGTTCCTTCCACTGGTGTTGTCATGTCACCTGTTTGAACTGCACTACCACACAGATAGTCCATGAATGCTTGTGA